From Niallia sp. Man26:
CTTTAAACGTTTATTATTATTTTTTTGCTTCGTCACTAACGTGGCAGCATTCCTGTAATAAGTGAAAATGCGATTTGAAAGAAAAAAGACCTCTTGATAAGATAAATGTGTCCTGAGCTGGCCAGCAAAAAGGAACAAAATATCTATTCGGAGGTCTCATCATGAATTATAACCAAAATCATAAAATAGCTCAAATTACACCTAAAACCTTAGTGATTGGTATTGATATAGCTAAACATCATCATGTAGCTAGAGCACAGGATTATCGTGGAATAGAGCTTGGATCTACTTGCTTTTTTGATAATACTCAAGAAGGATTTAGGACATTTATTAATTGGATTACTCAAATAAAAGAGTCTTGCGAAATGGAGTCTGTCATTACTGGAATGGAGCCAACGGGCCATTATTGGCTTAATTTAGCTCATATTCTAAAGGAGGAACAGATTAAGTTCGTTACGGTCAATCCTTTACACGTCAAGCACAGTAAAGAGCTAGACGATAACTCTCCAACTAAAAACGATGTAAAAGACGCAAAAGTCATTGCACAACTAGTCAAGGATGGTAGATACGCCGAACCAACAATCCCACAAGGGGTTTTTGCAGAACTACGAGTGGCAAAAAAATTACGTGATCTATTAAGTGTAGACTTACAAATTGTGCAAGGACAGGTACACAACTGGATTGATCGATACTTTCCAGAGTTCTTTACCGTTTTTAAAAGTTGGGAAGGGAAGGCAGCTCTTCATTTATTAAAGCTTGAAGCATTACCGGAAGAATTGGTTAGATATACAGAAAAAGAATTACTAGAATACCTTAGGCAAGCAGTGAAACGTGGTATAGGGATTAAGAAGATTCAAGCTTTAAAAGAAGCCGCCAATCGCTCGATTGGCATTCGACAAGGTGCTATGATGGCTAAAATGGAATTAAGAACCTTAATCCAAAAGTATGAACTCATTCAAGCCAAGTTCGAAGAGCTTGACCAAACTCTGGATACACTGCTTCAAGATATTCCAGGGGTTAATCAAATGTTAGAAATAACAGGGATTGGACGCGATACAGTGGCGGGTTTCTTCGCTGAAGTAGGCGATTTGAGTGAATACAATCATCCTCGTCAAATAACCAAATTGGCAGGACTTAGCTTAAAAGAAAATACATCAGGTAAGCATAAAGGGAGAACCAGAATAACCAAACGTGGTCGAAAGAAATTACGAGCATTGTTATTCCGGGCATCTATGATTCTAGTAGCCAAGAACAAGGCCTTTAAAGCCCTACATCTTTACTACATAACGAGACCTGACAATCCGTTGAAAAAGATGCAGTCTTTAATTGCTTTGTGTAACAAGCTCATCCGTATACTCTTCTCTATTGGTAAGAAACAGTATGTGTTTAAAGAGGAGAAGATGTTGAAGGACATCCCCCATATGCATGCATTTATCAAAGAACCAATAGCAGCTTAATCACTATAAAACTAGCTTTTAACAACTAGAATTGAACAGATGAACAGACAAAATCAGCATGGGATTAGTCGGCAACGGAACTAACGTAAGGACAAGATAAGATCCTGTATGGCAGCATGACCGACATCCACCTTATGGAAAGGTTGAACGAAGGAATGTAGGAGCGTAGACTCTGTGAGACATGGGAGGGTAGACCCCCGTAAGATATGTGGACATCCATTGGTGCGTACATACCTATTTATCCAACTTTTTGAAATGAACCGAAGGTTGGCTAGTTTCTTGCACTCATTTTCTTCGTAAACAGCTTGATTGTGTTCTTTTCTCTCTAATCAAATCTGTAAAGTTAAACAAGTTAGATAGCAATATGGAGAAAAGCTGCGTATTTAAGAGATAATTGTTTGTTTATTGAGGGAGGTTAGTGTAAGAAGGATGAAACAAAACGAAACCATCAGTGCTAAACTATTGATGGTTTTACTTAATCCTATAAATGAGTGGGAAAAGTTGATGGATGCAGCGTCTGTTATTGGAAAAGATGTTGCTTTGTTTAAGGATAGGATACCAGGTGTGCTAATTTAGCACACCTTTTACATACATATTCATCTCAAAGGGGAATTAACAACTGAGATTACTCTGACAAAATATCATGAAGAAAAGTCCCATAGTTGTTTTCTTAATATGTAAAAATCACTTAATTTTTTTGGCTTTTTGATTTAAATGTTTAAAGATATATGTAATTCCAATTGTAAATAACAATATTAAAATATAATTTAAAAACAAATAGAAGAAATTCATCCCTTTATCTAATTGAATTAAATTTAATAAGCTTATTACTGGTTTGAAAATAAAGGATAATATTGCTGAAAGTATAATACCATATATCAAAATACTCTTATCGTGTTTAAGACACCATTGATATAACAACATAAATGATATTGGAACAAGTGAAGCATCTAAAGCGAAATTGACTGGCAAAATGGGAATGGCTTGATATGGATAAATAACATGTGCTGTCCTTGTAGCTAGAGCATCAGAATATGTAAACCACACATGAATATTAAAGCCAAAAAAACCGATATGAAAGGCTCTTTTCTTATCTATTAAGAAGTAAATAATGATTAGTGGGACTATTAACATTAAGACAATAAACCAAAAATGCCAATCCTCCCAATTTGAGTATTCTCTCCAGTAGTTTAACCACATTTCTACAACTTGGTCTTGTTGTTTTATGATTTGTTTTAATTGTTGTATTTGTTCAGTTGTCAATTTAACTCACCCTAGTTAGATATTAGTACTTTTATTATCTTCAGTTTCAAAGAAAATATTTAAGAGAGGGTAGAGGATAAGTAAAAAATAACAAAGAGTTTTCCATGTGTAGGCTCTTCTTTTTAATTTACCTGGCCAGTCTGCCTGAAGGGGAACTTACTTTATATTTGGAGATTTTCTCGTATGGGGGACAATCAGGGCAGCATTCCTGTAATAAATGAAGATATCCCTTTCTTGTGCCACAAACATGGCAGGTTAGCTTAAGTACAATTTTTCACAATATTTATCATTTCCCAGATTGTTTCTTATAGCTATAATAAAGATTGAGTACAAAGGAAAAATAAGGAAAGTGAGTTTGAGATATGAACCTTGTTAAATATTTTAGTATACAGTGTGCACTAATTGGTGTAATTATCCTAACTAATTTCTACCTAGGAAGTTATATTGGTAAGCCATTTACATACACGGACTTAATGGCAATACTTATTGAATTCACTATACTGATTCTTGCTTTAACTCTTTTTGATAAATTAAAAAAACATCTAAAAACTATTCCTGTATTTAGCAAGGTGGATTTGAGTCAATAATTTGGACACAAAAAAGTTAAGTATTAAGCGGTTCTTCTAATCTGATCCTCCATAGCTTGAGGTGTTTGATAGCCGATGCTGCTGTGAATTCTGTTTCTGTTGTACCAGCCCTCTATAAACTGAAACATGGCCAGCTTCGCTGCCCGGTAGTCTGTGTACTGGGTATGATAGACTTCTTCTTTCTTTAATATGGCGTGAAATGACTCTATACAGGCATTGTCATAAGGACAGCCTTTCTGACTGAAAGACTGCCTGATTCCGTATTTTTGGACATGCTGAGTAAACTCACTGCTGGTATATTGTGAGCCAAGATCGGTATGAAGAATTAAGCCCTTTCGGGGCTTTTGAGAAAAACAGGCGTTTTGAAGTGCTTCGATCACTAATTCCGAAGTCATAAAACGAGAAAAAGAATAGCCAACAATTTTTTTCGAATGCAGATCCAATACAGAGGCCAGATAGCACCAGCCGTCTTTTACCGTAGGAATATACGTAATATCCGCCACCCATTTCTCATTGATCGTACAGGTAGAGAAGTCTCTTTTTAAAAGATTACCCAGCTGCACAACCTTTTCTTTTGAGGGGAAAGGACGGTATTTTTTCCTGGTAATCGAACGGATGCCTGCCTTTCTCATTAAGCGCTGGACACGCTTCAGGCTTAAACAAACCCCATTGTTTGATAAGGTCTTATGGATTTTCGGTGCGCCATAACGCGCCTTACTTTCCAGGTGAATCCGTTGGATTTCCTGCGTGAGTTCCTGGTTTTCCAGTTCACGTTTTGACGTCGTTTTTTCAAGGGAGCCATAGTAACTGCTTCTTGGCACGGCCAGTACTTCGCACATTTTCTGGACGGGATATTGATCCTTGTGTTCCTCGATAAAATCGATGAGCTCTGATTCGGTTACTTTTTCGCGAATATGGCCATAGCCTTTTTTAGGATTTCTACCTCCTGTTTTAACCGAAGGTTTTCTTTCTGAATCTCGGCTAACTCTTTTGGTGTAAGCGCCTCTTTTTCTGAACCAATAGGGGTAAAGTCTTTCACCCATTTATAAATAGTTACTTCTGATACGCCATATTCGCTGCTTAATTCTTTAACCGGGCTGCCGGAATGATACAAATCCACAATCGTTTTCTTAAAATCATCGTTATATTTTTTGCCTGCAGGTTTACGTTCCAATTCGGACACATCCTCTCAAAATAATTGTAAGGACTTAATTAAATTGTGTCCATGAAACTATACTAACTCCAATATCTTATACTGGAATATTGTCTATCCTTATTAACATTTTCCTTTTTAGTGTATTCAGTTCGAAGTAATAAACGACTGAGGGGAATATAAAACCTATTGTTCCAGTTGTTTAAATTAAAGGATTTTTAATCTAATTTGTTAATATTAAAGGATTATAATCTGATAATACTTCCATTACTTCATCACGAGTAATATAAACATGATGCTCTAAATTTGGATGTGTCGTGCTATTGAAAAGGGGATTTTGATTGTCAAACCAATTAATGTATTCTGAGTTTTCCATTTTAAAAAAATATGCTTTTCCTTTTTCTTTTAAATTTGATTCATCAACCTCTAAATTATATAAACCAAACCTTCCTATCTCTGTTGTATATCTAAAGGACCAAACATAATATTCCATAGGTCCGTTTAATTGGTTATATACAATTTCCGTTATATTGTCGTCATAATCTTCCAAGATTATTTTAAAATAGTCATCATGTTTAATAATACCCCTAAAAAGAATATGAACAGGATGATTAGAGTTTAGGTTTGTTTGTGGTTGCCAAATTTTTAGACTCTCAACGTGCATATGCTTCTCCCCTTATTATTCATATGTAATCTTACCCCACGATTTCCCCTTACTAACTTGATATCTTGGTACCGGTTTTTCGGTTTCTCTGTACTCATGTACTTAATAAGTAAATGTTTTCCCTTCACTATTCATATAATTTTGGGGGCAATTGTGTTGTACGTTCTGCATTTTTCTTTTGGATTGCTATTATAATTAATTATTATTCAATTAGTATTGTCTTTATTTAAAAAGTTGAAAGGAAAAAAATTTCTTATAACAACATTAATGGGAAACATTAAATTATTGATTGGATAATTAGACCTTAACAAAAATTTCCCTTTTTTCTGTCCATCTATATTTACCAATAGCGAGGGAGTGGCTATCAATAATATGACAGGCACCTCTAATAGAAATAGAGGTGCTTGTTCCATTTATTATTTGAATTTATCAGGAAACTGTTTTACAACTCCAGTTGAAATAGCATCAGCCATTATGATTATATGAGTTACACCCTCATCAATTGAGATGATTCTAGCATTCCAGTCTTTTTCCAGGCTTGCAGTTAAATCATTTGTGACTAATTGGAGATGCATAGCTAATAATTTCTTTAGCTCTTCCTTTTTGAGGAAAGGGTTGGCTTCACTGAGAAAAGCAGCTATATCATCTGCATTTCTATCCCATTCTTTGTTTAGCTGAGTCACTGTAGTTTTATTTCCGCTTTTAGCTGCATCTATAATTTTTCCTGCTATAACAATATGCTCCTTAAGCAGCTCTGTCAGTTTGTTCCCTGCTTTCTCGCCGTAAACAGGCTTTATTGCATTTCCAATATCCTCTTGATTTTTTAGAAGTCTCGTCAGAACCTGTTTTTGATCCTCTGCACCTGCTGTAGTTGCGCTTGTAATATAGTTGCTTGTCCACAAAACATGATCTAACCAAAGCTTTCGGAAATTATTTTCAAAATCTACCTGTGATTGGCTAATGTGTTTTTCTTGCGGTTTAGCGTAAGTATTTGTTCCCGTCACCATGATTAAGGAAAAAAGCAAAATCCAGCTCATTAAAAATATCTTTTTCATCAAAAATTGCTCCTTATTAGTTAGTAATTGCTTATATTATTTTCAATAGTTTTGGATTTTTTATACATAATAAACGGATTTAATGATGCTGTTTAGAAGGATATTTTTTAAGCTACAATTGGTTCTTAGAAAAAATTTGTTCGGACAAGAGAGGAAGTATAAATAATGAATATATAAAGCTGCATTCTGCGTCTTATTAACGTTTAAAATGCTTAGTAAAAAAACTTCTAATCCTTGATAGAAGTTTTTTATTGCCAACGCCATTTTTCTACGTAAAACTGCGTTATTTAAAAGAGAAATTGTTACTCCCAAGTTATTGCGTGCTTCTGCACAAGACTTATCATACTGCTTATAGATGGTGACAACCATTTATCTTTGTGATAAGCCAAATAAGTGGATAGTGAATTTTGTTCTTTTGTAACTTCTTCTCCTATGAAGATCCCGCCTTTAAGTTCTTCTTTTACAGAAAAGTATGGAACAAGTGATACGCCTAACCCAGCTTTTACACAGTGTTTGATTGCTTCTATACTTTGGAATTCTAGACTATCTTTAATATCTAATTGATTTAATGAAATATATTCGTCAAATACAGATTTATAACTGCATCTTAAATCGGAATATAGCGCTGTATTTAAAGCATCTTTTTTATTTTTAGGCTGGATGAAGACCATTCTTTCTTTTACTAATTCTCCTATATGCAACTCTTCTTGTTTCCAATTTTCCTTTTCTAATATTAAAGCTAAATCTATATCACCACTCTGGAGGCTCTTAGTAACATCATAATTTTCTAATGACTTAACGTGAAGGCTCACTTTCGGATATTTCTGCTTGAATTCAAGCAGAATCTGAGGAATTCGGCAAATGGTTAATGATTCCGATATTCCAATGGTTAATTCACCTTGAGGTTCCTTTTCAATAGTAAGTGACTGATTGTAAAGCTCAATTATTTGATTTGCATACGGAAGAAATTGCTTACCGAAGTGAGTTAATATTATTTTTTTTCCGAGACGGTCAAAAAGTGGATTACCTAATACCTTTTCTAGTTCTTTAACATGGGTAGTAATAGAAGACTGTGCGTAACCCAAGTGTTCTGCTGCTTTATTAAATCCGTTCTTTTCAACGATGGTTTTAAATGTAATTAAATGGCGAAGCTCCAAACTAACATCTCCTAATAATAGTTCAATATTTTTGAACTATCTTATCAAATATATTCGTTTTACTAAACTGTACTCTTCATTTAAGCTAATAACAGTAAGGATGTCAATTACTTAATACAACAGGAGGAAAATGACTTGGATAAAAGTATTTTGTTTCAATCTTTGATAATGAATAAAACAGAATTAAAAAATAGAGTTGGACTAGCACCAATGACTCGAATTAGTGCGACAGTAGACGGATATGTTACGGATAAGATGGTCAAATATTACCGTTCTTTCGCAAAAGGTGGATTTGGGTTAATTATTACAGAAGGTACGTATATTGATGATAAAAGTAGCCAAACGTATCAATATCAACCAGGTATTGCATTGGATGGACAAGCACAAGCTTGGAAAAAGGTTGTGGATGCCGTTCATGAAGAAGGCGGTAAAATTTTTATGCAGTTACAGCATAGTGGACCACTCTCACAAGGAAGTCACTTTTCAAAGGACACAATTGCCCCATCAGCAGTAAAGCCTAAAGGCGAACAGCTTAAATTTTATTTCGGAGAAGGGGAGTTTAATGTTCCGAAAGAAATGACAAAAGAAGAAATGAATGATGTGAAAAAAAGCTTCGTAAATGCTGCTCAAAGAGCAAAGGCTGTTGGATTTGATGGGGTTGAAATCCATGGTGCCAATGGTTATCTCTTAGATGCATTTCTTACAGAATATACAAACCTGCGCACTGATGAATATGGTGGAAGTACTGAAAACCGAGTAAGATATTTAGTTGAAATTGCATCTGAAGTGACTAAAGCTGTTGGAAATGATTTCATAGTTGGAATGCGAATCTCTCAATCACAAGTAAACGATTATTTCTACAAATGGTCAGGAAAAGAAGAAGATGCAAAAATTATTTTCACTTCCTTAGGTCAATCAGGCTTAGACTATATTCACGTCACAGAGTTCGAAGCATGGCAGCCAGCATTTGATGGAGGAGAGGAATCTTTAGTTTCTTTAGCGAAAAAATATAGCCAACTGCCCATAATTGCGAATGGTCAATTAGAAAAAATAGAAAAAGCTGCTGAAATCTTAAATAGCGGTGATGCTGATATTGTAACATTAGGAAAAGGTGCTTTAGCTGATCACGATTGGGTTAAAAAAGTGAAAAATAACGAAGCTTTATCAGTATTTAAACCAAATGATGTGCTTTACCCAGCAGCTAATATTAAGGATTTCGAGATTGAATAGAGGCGATTAAAGAAAACGGGCAACAGCAGGATCAGCAATTCCCCATTTTATCTGATGTAGCAGTTGTTTTTATGTAAGCCAAAAACATGGCTTTGCAAAAGTAGGAGATTATGAATCAAATCGGAGTGAAGCATTTTGACAGTCAAAATTAAAGTTTATTCAGATTATGTGTGCCCTTTCTGTTTCTTGGCAGAAGCACCATTAGAAGAAGCGATAAAAGGAAAAGATGTAGACATAGAATGG
This genomic window contains:
- a CDS encoding IS110 family transposase, producing MNYNQNHKIAQITPKTLVIGIDIAKHHHVARAQDYRGIELGSTCFFDNTQEGFRTFINWITQIKESCEMESVITGMEPTGHYWLNLAHILKEEQIKFVTVNPLHVKHSKELDDNSPTKNDVKDAKVIAQLVKDGRYAEPTIPQGVFAELRVAKKLRDLLSVDLQIVQGQVHNWIDRYFPEFFTVFKSWEGKAALHLLKLEALPEELVRYTEKELLEYLRQAVKRGIGIKKIQALKEAANRSIGIRQGAMMAKMELRTLIQKYELIQAKFEELDQTLDTLLQDIPGVNQMLEITGIGRDTVAGFFAEVGDLSEYNHPRQITKLAGLSLKENTSGKHKGRTRITKRGRKKLRALLFRASMILVAKNKAFKALHLYYITRPDNPLKKMQSLIALCNKLIRILFSIGKKQYVFKEEKMLKDIPHMHAFIKEPIAA
- a CDS encoding CBO0543 family protein, translating into MTTEQIQQLKQIIKQQDQVVEMWLNYWREYSNWEDWHFWFIVLMLIVPLIIIYFLIDKKRAFHIGFFGFNIHVWFTYSDALATRTAHVIYPYQAIPILPVNFALDASLVPISFMLLYQWCLKHDKSILIYGIILSAILSFIFKPVISLLNLIQLDKGMNFFYLFLNYILILLFTIGITYIFKHLNQKAKKIK
- a CDS encoding IS3 family transposase (programmed frameshift), with product MERKPAGKKYNDDFKKTIVDLYHSGSPVKELSSEYGVSEVTIYKWVKDFTPIGSEKEALTPKELAEIQKENLRLKQEVEILKKGYGHIREKVTESELIDFIEEHKDQYPVQKMCEVLAVPRSSYYGSLEKTTSKRELENQELTQEIQRIHLESKARYGAPKIHKTLSNNGVCLSLKRVQRLMRKAGIRSITRKKYRPFPSKEKVVQLGNLLKRDFSTCTINEKWVADITYIPTVKDGWCYLASVLDLHSKKIVGYSFSRFMTSELVIEALQNACFSQKPRKGLILHTDLGSQYTSSEFTQHVQKYGIRQSFSQKGCPYDNACIESFHAILKKEEVYHTQYTDYRAAKLAMFQFIEGWYNRNRIHSSIGYQTPQAMEDQIRRTA
- a CDS encoding glycosyltransferase, whose translation is MKKIFLMSWILLFSLIMVTGTNTYAKPQEKHISQSQVDFENNFRKLWLDHVLWTSNYITSATTAGAEDQKQVLTRLLKNQEDIGNAIKPVYGEKAGNKLTELLKEHIVIAGKIIDAAKSGNKTTVTQLNKEWDRNADDIAAFLSEANPFLKKEELKKLLAMHLQLVTNDLTASLEKDWNARIISIDEGVTHIIIMADAISTGVVKQFPDKFK
- a CDS encoding LysR family transcriptional regulator, whose protein sequence is MELRHLITFKTIVEKNGFNKAAEHLGYAQSSITTHVKELEKVLGNPLFDRLGKKIILTHFGKQFLPYANQIIELYNQSLTIEKEPQGELTIGISESLTICRIPQILLEFKQKYPKVSLHVKSLENYDVTKSLQSGDIDLALILEKENWKQEELHIGELVKERMVFIQPKNKKDALNTALYSDLRCSYKSVFDEYISLNQLDIKDSLEFQSIEAIKHCVKAGLGVSLVPYFSVKEELKGGIFIGEEVTKEQNSLSTYLAYHKDKWLSPSISSMISLVQKHAITWE
- a CDS encoding NADH:flavin oxidoreductase, with the translated sequence MDKSILFQSLIMNKTELKNRVGLAPMTRISATVDGYVTDKMVKYYRSFAKGGFGLIITEGTYIDDKSSQTYQYQPGIALDGQAQAWKKVVDAVHEEGGKIFMQLQHSGPLSQGSHFSKDTIAPSAVKPKGEQLKFYFGEGEFNVPKEMTKEEMNDVKKSFVNAAQRAKAVGFDGVEIHGANGYLLDAFLTEYTNLRTDEYGGSTENRVRYLVEIASEVTKAVGNDFIVGMRISQSQVNDYFYKWSGKEEDAKIIFTSLGQSGLDYIHVTEFEAWQPAFDGGEESLVSLAKKYSQLPIIANGQLEKIEKAAEILNSGDADIVTLGKGALADHDWVKKVKNNEALSVFKPNDVLYPAANIKDFEIE